A single Clavibacter nebraskensis NCPPB 2581 DNA region contains:
- a CDS encoding thioester reductase domain-containing protein, whose product MGTDDMGNEHDGSIEAIFEQHAERTALRQRSGPEITDTSFRELWDRAGALAAALGETVSAGDRIAVLGTATADAVTLDLATWILGAVSVPLQASAPVAALSAIVEETAPVWIAATAEQSATARAVVEASADGIRTMLLDTDTDTDLALEALVARGAGLPRRSPWHPAPGEDPLALLIYTSGSTGTPKGAMYTRSMVERMWHALRPDAAAADAIVGYAYLPMSHLTGRSSLLSTLGRGGTVALATSTDLSTLFDDLRAFAPTEFVFVPRVAEMVRQEGDREEQRRLAAGGTDPDAVRAAVQTDLRVRAFGGRISRAICTSAPLTPELRTYIEGCLGITLHDLYGSTEAGGILHDGVIQQPPVTEHKLVDVPELGYRTTDRPHPRGELLIKSTAVIAGYFRRPDVTAAVFDEDGFYRTGDVMAQTGPGTYEYLDRRNNVIKLSQGEFVAVASLEATYGGTPEVHQIALHGDSRHAFLVAVVVPANEGASDRDILAALQRTAREQGLAPYEVPRGVIVEPRPFTVDDGMLSDAGKLLRLRLTQRSGERFAALYDTLEEQQTGTLVAALRERAGDEPTVDTVVRAALQLLGAEVSPATAAAARFSDLGGDSLSALTFSGILEDVFGTEVPVGVLTDPTNDLAAVAAYVERSASDDRPTVTRVHGAGASTLRVGDLRLDRVLGGIPAPVPRASAARPGSRTVLLTGANGYLGRFMAIDWLERLAPEGGTLVCVVRGADDADARRRLDAAFAADPAFARRFAELAGALEVRAGDVSEHHLGLDEERWEDLAARVDLVAHAAALVNHVLPYPALFGPNVVGTAEVIRLAIAAGSVPVTFVSSVAVAGGAQPSAAADADPAAPGALDEDADIRATIPEWAVGDEYANGYGASKWASEVLLREAHEHHGVPVAVFRSDMILAHPRWRGQVNLPDVFTRLIWSVLTTGLAPASFVRRGPDGERQRSHYDGLPADFTAAAIDGIGAALTEGYRSFNVVNPHDDGVSLDTFVDWLREDGHEIERVEDHAEWVERFREALSSLPDADRARSVLPLMHAFAAPEEPHAGSAIPADAFAAAVRRVRPLGAAEIPSLDRALIAKVADDLVFLGLLEPARMAIS is encoded by the coding sequence ATGGGGACTGACGACATGGGGAACGAGCACGACGGATCGATCGAGGCGATCTTCGAGCAGCACGCCGAGCGGACGGCGCTGCGGCAGCGATCCGGCCCGGAGATCACGGACACGAGCTTCCGGGAGCTGTGGGACCGGGCGGGCGCACTGGCCGCGGCGCTCGGGGAGACCGTGTCCGCCGGCGACCGCATCGCGGTGCTCGGCACCGCGACCGCGGACGCCGTCACGCTCGACCTCGCCACCTGGATCCTCGGCGCGGTGAGCGTCCCCCTGCAGGCGAGCGCGCCCGTCGCGGCCCTGAGCGCGATCGTCGAGGAGACGGCGCCGGTCTGGATCGCGGCCACCGCCGAGCAGTCCGCGACGGCCCGGGCGGTCGTCGAGGCCTCGGCCGACGGCATCCGGACGATGCTGCTCGACACCGACACCGACACCGACCTGGCGCTCGAGGCGCTCGTCGCCCGCGGGGCGGGCCTGCCGCGCCGGAGCCCGTGGCACCCGGCACCCGGCGAGGACCCGCTCGCGCTCCTGATCTACACGTCGGGCAGCACCGGCACGCCGAAGGGCGCGATGTACACCCGCTCCATGGTCGAGCGGATGTGGCACGCCCTCCGCCCCGACGCCGCCGCGGCCGACGCCATCGTCGGGTACGCGTACCTGCCCATGAGCCACCTCACCGGCCGCTCCTCCCTGCTCTCCACCCTCGGCCGCGGCGGCACGGTCGCGCTCGCGACCTCGACCGACCTGTCGACGCTCTTCGACGACCTCCGCGCCTTCGCCCCGACCGAGTTCGTCTTCGTGCCGCGCGTCGCGGAGATGGTGCGACAGGAGGGCGACCGCGAGGAGCAGCGGCGGCTCGCCGCCGGCGGCACGGACCCGGACGCGGTGCGCGCGGCGGTCCAGACCGACCTGCGGGTCCGCGCGTTCGGCGGGCGGATCAGCCGGGCGATCTGCACCAGCGCCCCGCTGACGCCCGAGCTCCGCACGTACATCGAGGGCTGCCTCGGGATCACGCTGCACGACCTGTACGGGTCGACCGAGGCCGGCGGGATCCTCCACGACGGGGTGATCCAGCAGCCTCCCGTCACCGAGCACAAGCTCGTCGACGTACCCGAGCTCGGGTACCGCACCACCGACCGCCCGCACCCGCGGGGCGAGCTGCTCATCAAGAGCACCGCCGTGATCGCCGGGTACTTCCGCCGGCCCGACGTTACCGCCGCGGTGTTCGACGAGGACGGCTTCTACCGGACCGGCGACGTCATGGCCCAGACGGGACCGGGCACCTACGAGTACCTCGACCGCCGGAACAACGTGATCAAGCTGTCGCAGGGCGAGTTCGTCGCGGTGGCGTCCCTCGAGGCGACGTACGGCGGGACGCCCGAGGTGCACCAGATCGCGCTGCACGGCGACAGCCGGCACGCGTTCCTCGTCGCGGTCGTCGTGCCGGCGAACGAGGGGGCGTCGGACCGCGACATCCTCGCCGCCCTGCAGCGCACCGCCCGCGAGCAGGGCCTCGCCCCCTACGAGGTGCCCCGCGGCGTGATCGTCGAGCCGCGGCCGTTCACGGTCGACGACGGCATGCTCTCCGACGCCGGCAAGCTCCTGCGGCTGCGTCTCACGCAGCGGTCCGGCGAGCGCTTCGCCGCCCTCTACGACACGCTCGAGGAGCAGCAGACCGGCACCCTGGTCGCCGCCCTCCGCGAGCGCGCCGGCGACGAGCCGACGGTCGACACGGTGGTGCGCGCCGCCCTCCAGCTCCTCGGGGCCGAGGTGTCCCCCGCGACCGCCGCCGCGGCCCGGTTCTCCGACCTCGGCGGGGACTCGCTGTCCGCGCTGACGTTCTCCGGGATCCTCGAGGACGTGTTCGGCACCGAGGTCCCGGTCGGCGTCCTCACCGACCCGACCAACGACCTCGCCGCCGTCGCCGCGTACGTGGAGCGCTCCGCCTCCGACGACCGGCCGACCGTGACCCGCGTGCACGGCGCCGGCGCATCCACCCTCCGCGTGGGCGACCTCCGGCTCGACCGGGTGCTCGGCGGCATCCCGGCGCCGGTCCCCCGCGCCTCGGCCGCCCGGCCGGGATCCCGGACCGTCCTGCTCACCGGCGCGAACGGCTACCTCGGCCGGTTCATGGCCATCGACTGGCTCGAGCGCCTCGCCCCGGAGGGCGGCACGCTGGTGTGCGTCGTGCGCGGCGCCGACGACGCCGACGCCCGGCGCCGCCTCGACGCCGCGTTCGCCGCGGATCCCGCGTTCGCCCGGCGCTTCGCCGAGCTGGCGGGCGCGCTCGAGGTGCGGGCCGGCGACGTCAGCGAGCACCACCTCGGCCTCGACGAGGAGCGGTGGGAGGATCTCGCCGCCCGGGTCGACCTCGTCGCGCACGCCGCGGCCCTCGTGAACCACGTCCTCCCGTACCCGGCGCTGTTCGGCCCGAACGTCGTCGGCACCGCCGAGGTGATCCGCCTGGCGATCGCCGCCGGGAGCGTGCCCGTCACCTTCGTCTCGAGCGTCGCCGTGGCCGGCGGCGCGCAGCCGAGCGCTGCCGCCGACGCGGATCCGGCCGCGCCCGGCGCGCTCGACGAGGACGCCGACATCCGCGCCACCATCCCCGAGTGGGCCGTCGGCGACGAGTACGCCAACGGGTACGGGGCGAGCAAGTGGGCGAGCGAGGTGCTGCTCCGCGAGGCGCATGAGCACCACGGCGTGCCCGTGGCCGTGTTCCGGTCCGACATGATCCTGGCGCACCCGCGCTGGCGCGGTCAGGTGAACCTCCCCGACGTCTTCACCCGCCTGATCTGGAGCGTGCTCACCACCGGGCTCGCCCCGGCCTCGTTCGTGCGGCGCGGCCCCGACGGCGAGCGCCAGCGGTCCCACTACGACGGCCTGCCGGCGGACTTCACGGCGGCCGCGATCGACGGGATCGGCGCCGCGCTCACGGAGGGGTACCGCAGCTTCAACGTCGTGAACCCCCACGACGACGGCGTCTCGCTCGACACCTTCGTCGACTGGCTCCGCGAGGACGGCCACGAGATCGAGCGCGTCGAGGATCACGCGGAGTGGGTCGAGCGGTTCCGCGAGGCGCTGTCGTCGCTGCCGGACGCGGACCGCGCCCGGTCTGTCCTGCCGCTGATGCACGCGTTCGCGGCACCCGAGGAGCCGCACGCCGGCTCGGCCATCCCCGCCGACGCGTTCGCCGCGGCCGTCCGCCGGGTCCGCCCGCTCGGGGCGGCGGAGATCCCCTCGCTCGACCGCGCGCTCATCGCCAAGGTGGCGGACGACCTCGTGTTCCTGGGACTGCTCGAGCCGGCGCGGATGGCGATCTCGTGA
- a CDS encoding 4-phosphopantetheinyl transferase — MTIADHDVDGDLTDDERDAVATALPGRRAEFVTGRALARQALAALGIRRGSIPVARSGAPVWPPGVVGSITHCVGLRACAVGRRDEHAGIGIDATPARPLPGGVLARVADLGSAPVAAGLDALRAAGIDSPDSVLFAAAEAVAKARTSAHGGWHGIDGADVALHPDGSFAARARRGPAFAGTGRWAVARGLALAGIALEEH, encoded by the coding sequence GTGACGATCGCGGACCACGACGTGGACGGGGACCTGACCGACGACGAGCGCGACGCCGTCGCGACCGCGCTCCCGGGCCGTCGCGCGGAGTTCGTGACCGGTCGCGCGCTCGCGCGGCAGGCGCTCGCGGCCCTGGGCATCCGACGCGGATCGATCCCCGTCGCCCGGAGCGGAGCGCCCGTCTGGCCGCCCGGGGTCGTCGGCAGCATCACGCACTGCGTCGGACTCCGCGCGTGCGCCGTGGGTCGCCGCGACGAGCACGCCGGGATCGGCATCGACGCGACACCCGCCCGCCCCCTGCCGGGTGGCGTGCTGGCGCGCGTGGCCGATCTCGGCAGCGCACCCGTCGCCGCGGGCCTCGACGCGCTCCGCGCCGCCGGGATCGACAGCCCGGACAGCGTGCTCTTCGCCGCGGCCGAGGCCGTCGCGAAGGCGCGGACGTCGGCGCACGGCGGGTGGCACGGCATCGACGGCGCGGACGTCGCCCTCCACCCGGACGGCTCCTTCGCCGCCCGTGCGCGCCGGGGGCCGGCGTTCGCCGGGACCGGCAGGTGGGCGGTGGCCCGGGGGCTGGCGCTGGCGGGGATCGCGCTCGAGGAGCACTGA